A single window of Rhodococcus jostii RHA1 DNA harbors:
- a CDS encoding amino acid permease, whose protein sequence is MSTLEQPPETLQKSLKQRHLTMIAIGGVIGAGLFVGSSALLHTSGPAAFVSYAITGVVIVLVMRMLGEMATTNPSTGSFAGYARKAFGGWAGFTTGWLYWFFWVVAVGAEAVIGGKLLQRWIDLPSWVMAVVLLLAMVATNLRSVRNFGEFEYWFAGIKVAAILLFLGLGAAYVFGLWPSHSADFSNLTDHGGFTPNGWTVILSGVVVAVFSMVGPEIATIAAAESAEPEKAVAKATNSVIARIGFFYIGSVLLLAIIVPWTDVKVGQSPFVDALTHMGIPGGPDIMNAVVLVAVLSCLNSGLYTSSRMLFTLAHKGDAPQSIARLDKHGVPRNSLLLATLVGFACIGLDYLSPDTVFAFLLNASGATILMVYLMIAMSQIKLRGLMTREEVAQLRLKMWLFPYLSILAAGGILAVLVSMFYVESSRSQLSLSVGALIATLIAYRLRRRINPQNPLANNISAPAPGPITKPASK, encoded by the coding sequence ATGTCCACTCTCGAACAACCGCCCGAGACGTTGCAGAAGTCTCTGAAACAACGACACCTCACCATGATCGCGATCGGGGGTGTCATCGGTGCCGGCCTCTTCGTGGGCTCGAGCGCCCTGCTGCACACCTCCGGCCCCGCCGCATTCGTGTCCTACGCCATCACCGGTGTCGTCATCGTCCTCGTGATGCGCATGCTCGGCGAAATGGCCACCACCAACCCGTCGACCGGATCGTTCGCCGGCTATGCCCGCAAGGCCTTCGGGGGGTGGGCCGGCTTCACCACCGGCTGGCTGTACTGGTTCTTCTGGGTCGTCGCGGTCGGCGCCGAAGCCGTCATCGGCGGCAAACTGCTGCAGCGCTGGATCGACCTGCCCTCCTGGGTGATGGCGGTCGTCCTGCTGTTGGCCATGGTCGCCACGAACCTCCGCTCGGTCCGCAACTTCGGCGAGTTCGAGTACTGGTTCGCAGGCATCAAGGTCGCCGCGATCCTGCTGTTCCTCGGCCTCGGTGCCGCCTACGTCTTCGGCCTGTGGCCCAGCCATTCCGCCGACTTCTCCAACCTCACCGATCACGGCGGCTTCACCCCCAACGGCTGGACCGTCATCCTTTCCGGCGTCGTCGTCGCCGTCTTCTCCATGGTCGGCCCCGAAATCGCCACCATCGCCGCCGCCGAATCCGCCGAGCCGGAGAAGGCCGTCGCCAAGGCCACCAACTCCGTGATCGCCCGCATCGGGTTCTTCTACATCGGCTCCGTGCTGCTGCTCGCCATCATCGTCCCCTGGACCGACGTCAAGGTCGGCCAGTCGCCGTTCGTCGACGCCCTCACCCACATGGGCATCCCTGGCGGACCCGACATCATGAACGCTGTGGTGCTCGTCGCCGTACTCTCCTGCCTGAACTCCGGCCTCTACACCTCCTCGCGGATGCTCTTCACCCTCGCGCACAAAGGTGATGCGCCACAGAGCATCGCAAGGCTGGACAAGCACGGCGTCCCCCGCAACTCGCTGCTTCTTGCAACCCTCGTCGGCTTCGCCTGCATCGGCCTCGACTACCTCTCCCCCGACACCGTCTTCGCCTTCCTGCTCAACGCCTCCGGCGCCACCATCCTGATGGTCTACCTCATGATCGCGATGTCGCAGATCAAACTGCGCGGCCTGATGACCCGTGAAGAAGTCGCGCAACTCCGCCTGAAGATGTGGCTGTTCCCCTACCTGTCGATCCTCGCCGCCGGCGGCATCCTCGCCGTGCTGGTGTCGATGTTCTACGTCGAATCGTCCCGCTCGCAGCTCTCCCTGAGCGTCGGAGCACTCATCGCGACGTTGATCGCCTACCGGCTTCGCCGGCGCATCAACCCGCAGAACCCGCTCGCGAACAACATCTCCGCTCCCGCTCCCGGGCCGATCACCAAGCCCGCCTCGAAGTAA
- a CDS encoding PucR family transcriptional regulator: MPSGNRSPATAAAAPVTSAETITLRELLRALDTAVVELIDAPAGDDVAVASVALVDSSDLTVETESQSPMQDLYLHVGVADADAVRWFDDVSGRARRHRPHAVMSKTAHESSAVQAAAHRAGVALVAVHPKARWDHVFPLVQRMLDRSRRGRGAPADPDLLATDTDLFGLAQIVAQNAGGMVSIEDAQSKVLAYSASDEAADELRALSILGREGPRDYLRTLQKWGVFDRLREGDEVIDVPAHEELATKRRLVVSIRQSTEDTSTAPRLLGSIWVQQGDASFNPDAVDVLRGASAIAARIITRSLNAPSTEGLLVQRLFGARGGGVDVPSVASALNLPMSGAAAVVGFAPTGSESSTATGEFAGMGSMLRLHASSFSRHSVATVIGDRAYVLLPRYKSAAGVTAWTRQLVDQFEAKRSIVLRAAIAVPVPDLAQVAAARVEVDRVLDGTAATFPEGRVTTLAESRTAVLLGEILDLVGEHPELHDPRVDALYEYDRKHGSNLCESAETYLAEHGDVRNAAAALSVHPNTLRYRIRRVEEIIGIGLQDAADRLLFALQLAVHRRATPEKPRQG; encoded by the coding sequence CAGCCGCGGCGCCCGTAACTTCTGCCGAAACCATCACGCTGCGTGAGCTTCTCCGTGCTCTCGACACCGCGGTCGTCGAGCTGATCGACGCTCCCGCGGGTGACGACGTCGCCGTTGCATCGGTGGCACTCGTCGACAGCTCCGACCTGACGGTCGAAACCGAATCGCAATCTCCGATGCAGGACTTGTATCTCCATGTAGGGGTTGCCGACGCCGACGCCGTGCGCTGGTTCGACGACGTCTCCGGGCGGGCGCGCCGGCACCGGCCGCATGCGGTGATGTCGAAGACGGCGCACGAGTCGAGCGCAGTGCAGGCGGCGGCGCACCGTGCCGGCGTCGCCCTCGTGGCGGTGCACCCGAAGGCCCGGTGGGATCACGTGTTCCCGCTGGTCCAGCGCATGCTCGACCGCTCTCGCCGCGGGCGTGGCGCACCTGCGGACCCGGATCTGCTTGCCACGGACACCGACCTGTTCGGCCTCGCGCAGATCGTCGCCCAGAACGCCGGGGGGATGGTCTCGATCGAGGACGCCCAGTCGAAGGTGCTCGCATACTCTGCCTCCGACGAAGCGGCGGACGAACTGCGCGCCTTGTCGATCCTCGGCCGTGAGGGCCCACGCGATTACCTGCGGACACTGCAGAAGTGGGGAGTGTTCGACCGGCTCCGTGAAGGCGACGAGGTCATCGACGTGCCCGCGCACGAGGAACTCGCCACCAAGCGGCGCCTGGTGGTCAGCATCCGCCAGTCCACCGAGGACACCTCGACTGCACCGCGGCTTCTCGGTTCGATCTGGGTGCAACAGGGCGACGCATCGTTCAATCCGGATGCGGTGGACGTGTTGCGCGGCGCTTCGGCGATCGCAGCCCGGATCATCACCCGAAGTCTCAACGCCCCCTCCACCGAGGGGCTGCTGGTCCAACGGTTGTTCGGTGCGCGTGGTGGGGGCGTCGATGTTCCCTCTGTGGCCAGCGCCCTGAACTTGCCGATGAGCGGCGCGGCCGCTGTCGTCGGTTTCGCGCCGACCGGCTCGGAGAGCTCGACGGCCACCGGCGAGTTCGCCGGTATGGGCAGCATGCTCCGCCTGCACGCGAGCTCGTTCAGCCGCCATTCGGTCGCCACTGTGATCGGTGATCGCGCCTATGTGCTCCTTCCTCGCTACAAGTCCGCTGCGGGCGTCACCGCCTGGACGCGGCAGCTCGTCGACCAGTTCGAGGCCAAGCGGTCGATCGTGCTGCGGGCCGCGATCGCAGTTCCGGTTCCCGACCTCGCGCAGGTGGCCGCGGCACGGGTCGAGGTCGACCGGGTTCTCGACGGCACTGCCGCCACGTTCCCGGAGGGGCGGGTGACCACGCTCGCCGAATCCCGCACCGCGGTGCTGCTCGGGGAGATCCTCGACCTCGTCGGCGAACACCCGGAACTGCACGATCCGCGCGTCGATGCGCTGTACGAGTACGACCGCAAGCATGGTTCCAACCTGTGCGAGAGCGCCGAGACCTACCTCGCCGAGCACGGGGACGTTCGTAATGCCGCTGCCGCACTGAGCGTGCATCCCAACACGCTGCGGTACCGGATCCGCCGAGTGGAAGAGATCATCGGGATCGGTCTGCAGGACGCCGCCGACCGGCTCCTGTTCGCACTGCAACTTGCCGTGCACCGGCGCGCGACCCCGGAGAAGCCGCGGCAGGGGTGA
- a CDS encoding GntR family transcriptional regulator — translation MADEALELEPLTPFAGRRMEQAIAAVRAAIDDGRMKPGVKYSVYQLAEGLGISRTPVRDALLRLEEVGVIKFEARQGFRILLPQPKEIAEIFAVRLALELPAVRKAAAVADPTLSDALQRQRRLMQDAAAGGDEHEFAHHDLGLHDLILDAADNARARAIVKTLRETTRLLGANTADKTRTLTDIDDEHAPIIDAIIAGDPDGAEAAMRVHLVNTGKLLVAQAVLSENSGLSVDEIWSAVIS, via the coding sequence GTGGCAGACGAAGCGCTCGAACTCGAACCGCTCACCCCGTTCGCGGGACGACGGATGGAGCAGGCGATCGCGGCGGTGCGGGCGGCCATCGACGACGGCCGCATGAAACCGGGAGTGAAGTACTCGGTCTACCAACTCGCCGAGGGTCTGGGCATCTCCCGAACCCCGGTGCGGGACGCTTTGCTGCGCCTGGAAGAAGTGGGAGTCATCAAGTTCGAAGCACGCCAGGGCTTCCGCATTCTTCTCCCCCAGCCGAAGGAGATCGCGGAGATCTTCGCAGTCCGGTTGGCCCTGGAACTACCCGCGGTCCGCAAGGCCGCAGCCGTGGCCGACCCCACGCTCTCGGATGCACTGCAGCGGCAACGACGCCTGATGCAGGACGCCGCCGCCGGCGGCGACGAACACGAGTTCGCCCATCATGATCTCGGGCTTCACGACCTGATTCTCGACGCCGCCGACAACGCCCGAGCCCGCGCGATCGTCAAGACCCTTCGCGAGACCACCCGGCTACTCGGGGCCAACACCGCCGACAAGACCAGAACACTCACCGACATCGACGACGAGCATGCGCCCATCATCGATGCCATCATCGCCGGGGACCCCGACGGAGCCGAAGCCGCCATGCGCGTTCATCTGGTCAACACCGGGAAACTCCTTGTCGCCCAAGCTGTTCTCAGCGAAAACTCCGGCCTCTCCGTCGACGAGATCTGGTCTGCCGTCATCTCCTGA
- a CDS encoding FAD-binding and (Fe-S)-binding domain-containing protein, which translates to MLRMISAESLAAELRSSGVSDVLSDGTTRAAYSSDASLYRVRPLVVARPRHADEVAAALAVCRREGVPLTSRGGGTSVAGNAVGTGLILDFSRHMNRVLSIDRDAQTATVEPGTIQTVLQQAVAPHGLRFGPDPSTFTRCTIGGMIGNNACGSRTLGYGRTSDNVKGLHVLTGTGESLQLGSAGEVTASPALSALQQVTRAGLATIRTELGQFGRQVSGYALEHLLPENRFDVTRMLVGTEGTLAVATRATVRLVSEPAHRVLVVLGYADIASAGDATPLVLKFDPTACEGIDSRIVEVVRERRGPDAVPPLPAGAAWLFVEVVGDDLDETIARAQQVGRDCGAVDSLVVTDEGRTAQLWRIRADGAGLAGRSPAGLPAHAGWEDAAVPPAMLGNYLRDFDALMDEFDVTGLPYGHFGDGCMHVRIDWPLDKPGGDGIFRDFLVAASTLVAGYGGSLSGEHGDGRARSELLPLMYSPDAMKLFAAVKHVFDPDNILNPGVVVDPHPVDADLRIPAAPLLRRNLALAYHHDDGDFTQAVHRCTGVGKCRADNTATGAVMCPSYHATREEKDSTRGRARVLQEMINGTDIDGGWRSPEVHDALDLCLSCKGCSSDCPTGVDMAAFKSEVLHQSYKGRIRPASHYSLGWLPRWAKIASHAPGLVNAAMRVPGIGPLALSSAGVDERRTIPPFAKQTFRSWFKATENDRVTTGDPVLLFVDSFTNYFTPEVGHATVQVLEAAGYRPQLTDKQQCCGLTWISTGQLTAAKKILGRTVDALSGSAAAGIPIVGMEPSCTGVLRSDAAELLGRSAAEPVADATRTFAELLTDRGWEPPSLEGKSVVAQPHCHHHSVMGWSPDAQLLERAGAQVQRLGGCCGLAGNFGVEKGHYEVSVAVAEQHLLPAVAGADADTTILADGYSCRTQLSDLTDRRGDHLAQLLAAQLDADAARRRD; encoded by the coding sequence ATGCTACGAATGATCTCCGCTGAATCACTGGCCGCTGAGCTGCGCAGTTCGGGAGTGAGCGATGTTCTCTCCGACGGCACCACCCGCGCTGCCTATTCGTCCGATGCGTCCCTGTACCGGGTGCGACCGCTGGTCGTCGCGCGGCCGCGCCACGCCGACGAGGTCGCTGCCGCCCTCGCGGTGTGCCGCCGAGAGGGCGTGCCGCTGACCTCTCGCGGTGGTGGCACCTCCGTTGCAGGTAACGCCGTCGGGACGGGACTGATTCTCGACTTCAGCCGGCACATGAACCGGGTGCTGTCGATCGACAGGGACGCACAGACCGCCACCGTCGAGCCGGGCACGATTCAGACGGTGCTGCAGCAGGCCGTTGCACCGCACGGCCTACGATTCGGGCCCGACCCATCGACGTTTACGCGCTGCACCATCGGCGGCATGATCGGAAACAATGCCTGCGGTTCGCGCACGCTCGGATACGGCCGGACCTCGGACAACGTGAAGGGCCTGCACGTTCTGACCGGGACCGGGGAGTCGTTGCAACTGGGTTCGGCCGGCGAGGTGACGGCCTCCCCGGCGCTGAGTGCACTACAGCAGGTCACCCGCGCCGGTTTGGCGACCATTCGCACCGAGCTCGGGCAATTCGGCCGTCAGGTGTCCGGATACGCCCTGGAACACCTGCTGCCGGAAAATCGGTTCGACGTGACCCGCATGCTGGTCGGCACGGAGGGCACCCTCGCGGTGGCAACCCGCGCGACGGTCCGCTTGGTGTCCGAGCCCGCCCACCGCGTCCTGGTCGTGCTGGGGTACGCCGACATCGCGTCGGCGGGTGACGCGACCCCGCTGGTGCTGAAGTTCGATCCGACCGCCTGCGAGGGTATCGATTCCCGGATCGTCGAGGTGGTGCGCGAGCGCCGCGGCCCGGATGCGGTTCCGCCGTTGCCTGCGGGGGCGGCCTGGTTGTTCGTCGAGGTCGTCGGCGACGACCTCGACGAGACGATCGCCAGGGCCCAGCAGGTCGGACGGGACTGCGGAGCCGTGGACAGCCTCGTGGTCACCGACGAGGGGCGCACCGCCCAGCTGTGGCGGATTCGCGCCGATGGTGCCGGACTCGCCGGCCGCAGTCCTGCCGGCCTTCCCGCACACGCGGGATGGGAGGATGCGGCCGTGCCACCGGCCATGCTGGGCAACTACCTACGCGACTTCGACGCCCTGATGGACGAATTCGACGTCACCGGCTTGCCGTACGGGCACTTCGGTGACGGATGCATGCACGTGCGCATCGATTGGCCGCTCGACAAGCCCGGCGGCGACGGCATCTTCCGGGACTTCTTGGTCGCGGCGAGCACACTCGTCGCCGGCTACGGCGGATCCCTGTCCGGTGAGCACGGGGACGGCCGCGCCCGCAGCGAACTATTGCCACTGATGTACTCACCGGACGCGATGAAACTCTTTGCTGCCGTCAAGCACGTCTTCGACCCGGACAACATCCTCAACCCCGGAGTGGTGGTCGACCCCCACCCGGTCGACGCGGACCTGCGCATTCCCGCAGCCCCACTCCTGCGCCGCAACCTGGCCCTGGCCTACCACCACGACGACGGAGATTTCACCCAGGCGGTGCACCGCTGCACCGGCGTCGGAAAATGCCGGGCCGACAACACCGCCACCGGGGCAGTGATGTGTCCGTCGTATCATGCGACCCGGGAGGAGAAGGACTCTACCCGCGGCCGGGCGCGCGTGCTGCAGGAGATGATCAACGGCACCGACATCGACGGTGGCTGGCGATCGCCCGAGGTTCACGACGCCCTCGACCTGTGTCTGTCCTGTAAGGGGTGCTCCTCGGACTGCCCGACCGGTGTCGACATGGCCGCGTTCAAATCCGAAGTGCTGCACCAGAGCTACAAGGGCCGCATCCGCCCCGCCTCGCACTACTCGCTGGGATGGCTTCCGCGCTGGGCGAAGATCGCCAGCCACGCGCCCGGTCTGGTCAACGCCGCGATGCGCGTTCCCGGCATCGGACCGCTGGCGTTGTCGTCGGCCGGAGTGGACGAGCGCCGCACCATCCCACCGTTCGCGAAGCAGACGTTCCGGTCCTGGTTCAAGGCCACGGAGAACGACCGCGTCACGACCGGTGACCCGGTGCTGCTGTTCGTGGACTCGTTCACCAACTACTTCACCCCCGAGGTCGGGCACGCCACGGTGCAGGTGCTCGAGGCCGCCGGCTACCGGCCGCAACTGACCGACAAGCAGCAGTGTTGCGGGCTCACCTGGATCTCCACCGGGCAGCTCACCGCGGCGAAGAAGATCCTCGGCCGCACCGTGGATGCACTGTCCGGTAGTGCCGCGGCCGGAATTCCGATCGTCGGAATGGAGCCGTCCTGCACGGGTGTGTTGCGCTCGGACGCCGCGGAACTGCTCGGTAGGTCGGCGGCCGAACCGGTCGCCGACGCAACCCGCACCTTCGCGGAACTGTTGACGGACCGAGGGTGGGAACCGCCGTCTCTCGAAGGCAAGTCCGTTGTCGCGCAGCCGCACTGCCACCATCATTCGGTGATGGGATGGAGTCCGGACGCTCAGCTTCTCGAGAGGGCAGGCGCGCAGGTTCAGCGGCTGGGCGGATGCTGCGGATTGGCCGGCAACTTCGGGGTGGAGAAGGGGCATTACGAGGTGTCGGTGGCGGTCGCCGAGCAGCACCTCCTGCCCGCCGTGGCCGGGGCGGACGCGGACACCACGATCCTGGCCGACGGCTACTCCTGCCGGACCCAGTTGTCGGATCTGACCGATCGTCGCGGTGACCACTTGGCGCAATTGCTCGCCGCGCAGCTCGACGCCGACGCTGCGCGCCGACGGGACTGA